CGACCGCTTCAGTCATCAAACTGTGCGGGATGCCGCGCAGTTTCAAATCAAGCTGAAAGCCGGTAATCCCTTTTTCCGTTCCGGCGATCTTGCAATCCATGTCGCAAAAGGCGTCTTCCCATCCGATGATATCGGTCAGCAATTTGTACTGGGAGATTTTGTCCTGCTCATCGTGCTCGGTGCATAAGCCGATGCTGATGCCGCCCACGGGCCGGGTCATCGGCACGCCGGCGTCCATCAGCGCCAGGCAGCCGCCGCAAACCGATGCCATCGAGGTGGACCCATTGGATTCCATGATCTCACTGGTGATGCGGATCGAATACGGGTAAGCCTCAATCGGCACCATCGGCTCCAATGAGCGCTCCGCAAGGGCCCCGTGCCCAATCTCACGCCGCCCCGGGCCGCTGATGCGCCCGGTCTCGCCGACGGAGAAATTGGGGAAATTATAATGCAGGATGAATTTCTTTTCGCTGGCCCCTCCCGTGTAGGAGTCAAATTCCTGCGCGTCTTCCCCGGTGCCCAGCGTGCAAAGCGCGACCGCTTGGGTCTCGCCGCGCTGGAACAAGGCCGAGCCGTGTGCCCGGGGCAGAACCCCCACTTCCCCTTGGATGGGGCGAACGGTATCGAAATCGCGGCCATCCAGCCGTTTATTGTGGTTCATGATCAAACCGCGCACGGCCTCTTTTTGGATGTAATAAAAGGCGTCCTTCAGCACGAATTCGGTCACCTTTTCTCCGCCGAATTTTTCAATCAGCTTCTTGCTGATTTCGTCAGTGATTTCGGAAACTGCCGCTTCGCGTTCGAGTTTTTTGGGCGTCAGCAAGGCCGTCACGATGCGGTCACCCGCAAGGGCTTTGGCTTCCTTAAGAATTTCGTCCGGGACGATATTCAGGGTAATTTTGCGTTTGGCTTTGCCGGCGCGGGCGACGAGGTCCTTTTGCGCGGCGATAGTCGGCTGGATGGCCTCCTGAGCGAACTTGAGGGCGGCGTTAAAATCAGCCTCCGGCATTTCCTTGGCGGAGCCTTCGAACATGACAAGGTCGGTTTCGTTGCCGACGTAAACCAGGTCCAGGTCGCTCTCGAGCATCTCGGTATGCGTTGGGTTGGCAATAAGCCGGCCTTTGACACGCCCGACGCGGACCGCCCCGATGGGACCGGCCCAGGGGATGTCGCTGACCATGAGGGCCGCCGAGGCGCCTAACAGGGCCAGCATGTCCGGGTCATTCTCGCCATCGGCGCTCAACACAATGCTTTGGACCTGGACCTCATTGTACCAGCCGCGCGGGAAGAGCGGGCGAATAGGCCGGTCAATCAGGCGCGAGGTGAGAATCTCCTTTTCGGTGGGGCGCCCTTCGCGTTTGAAGTAGCCGCCGGGAAACTTGCCCGCTGCAGCGGCCTTTTCCCGGTAATCGACGGTGAGCGGGAAGAAATCCTGGCCTTCCTTGGCTTTGGCGGCGCCGACTGCGGCAACGATGACAATCGTTTCGCCTAATTGAACTGTAACAGCGCCGTCGGCCTGTTTGGCGAGTTTTCCTGTTTCAATAATGATCTGCTTGTCCCCTATTGGGGCGGTGGCTTTCTCTGACATGATGTTCTTTCCATCCCAGCGCCACCGAGAAACTTCAGTGAACTCCGAATTCGTTCGGAGCTGAATGAAATTACCCAGCGCACTGGAACCTTTTTGTTCGCGAACTTTTTGATATGGTAAACCGAGCCGCTCGCGTTTTACGGGCTCAGTTCAATCGAAAATCGTTCCCAGCCCCTCCGTTTTGAGGAGTGAGCACCCTGGGGCAGGTCCTATTTCCGCAACTTCAACTTCTTGGTGACGGCCTGATAGCGGTTCACGTCGGTGGTTTGGAGATAATCCAACAACCGGCGGCGTTGACCCACCATCATCAGCAAGCCGCGGCGAGAGCTGTGGTCTTTCTTGTTCTTTTGCAGGTGCTCAGTCAAGTGGTTGATGCGCTGCGTCAGGAGCGCAATCTGCACATCCGCCGAACCCGTATCCCGCTCGTGCAGCTTGAAATCACTTATCGTCTTGGCTTTGGCTTGCATGCTTTTGCTTAATCAAAACAATCTTCTATTAATATAATCTCTCCACCTTAGAATTCCCAGCAGCCCCTGTAAAGAACTTTCGGCAATCCGCCGGGTATCGGCTATGCTCCCTTTTATGCGGATTCTGATCATCGGCTGCGGGTATGTGGGATTGCGGGTTGGGGCGGAGTTGGCCGGCCAGGGCCATGAGGTTACCGGGATGCGCCGGGGCGCAACAAACAGGGCGGAAATCGAGGCGGCTGGGATTCGACACATCACGGCGGACATTACCAAGCCGGAGACCTTGCCCCCGCTGGAACGGTACGATTGGGTAGTTCATTGCGTTTCATCCTCACGCGGAGGAGCGGAGGATTACAACCGCGTTTATGTGGAAGGGACGCGGAATTTGATCAAATGGCTTGCAGAAACGGCGCCACAAAAGCTGGTTTATACGAGCAGCACAGGGGTTTACGCGCAGAAGGATGCGGCTTGGGTCGATGAGACCAGTGTTACGGAACCGACCACCACGGGAAAGGTCCTTCTGGAAACGGAGAAACTGCTGCTCGAAGCGGCAGCGGGCAAAATCCCGGCTATCATCCTGCGAGTAGCAGGGATTTATGGCCCGGGCCGCACGTACTGGCTTAACCAGCTCTTGAGCGGTGAAGCGCGCCTCAGTGTAGAGGGGCAGCGGATGATGAATATGATTCATCGCGATGATGTGGCTGGGGCCGTGATTGCCTGTTTGCGCAGAGGTGAACCGGGGCGCGCCTATAATGCGGTCGATGATGCGCCGGTAAGCCAATTGGAATTCTTTCAATGGTTATCCGCCAGACTAGGCCGCGCTTTGCCCCCAGTGACGGCTGAACCGGAAGAAGGAAAACGCGCCGTCACAAACAAGAGGGTTTCAAACCGGCGACTTAAACAAGATCTGAGGTACGATTTCAAGTACCCCACCTTTCGCGAAGGGTATGAGGCGGAGATACAGCGGCTGGGACTAGCCCCAGGATAATTGAGACGGAATCATCCCACCCGGAAGGAAATCTTGGCGATTAGGTCGCGGCCAAACGCGTGCTGGAGGCGTTCGATAATTTCCTTCCGGCGGTACCGGACGATTTCGCCCAACCAGACGCTGCTGTCCACATTCACAAAGAGCGTGCCGCGGTTGATGCCGGTGGGCTGGGCATGGGCCACAATGTTGGGGTCCAGCAGGTTGTTCCAGGCGCGCAGGATTTCAGCCTCGCTGCGGCGCCGGTCCATGCGCAAGTCGGTGAGGACGTTTGGCAGCACGCTGGTCATCGGGCGGGCGCTCGAGGCCTGCGCCTTTTCGATGGGCGCCAGGTCAACCCCGCGCCATTGGGCCAGGACCTGCCGGCGCGCGCTGGATTTGCCCGGACCCCGCGGCGGGATGCTCTTGAACGGAAAAACCATTCGAGGAGTTAAGCGACTGCGACCGGCTTGGGCGTGGCGTGTTCGTCCAGAACGAGAACGCCGTGGGGTTGGAGGTCGTAATTACCTGAGAAGTTGTTGCCGGTGAGGAAATCGTGCATGGGTTTATAGAATTGGATGCGCAACGGCGAGGTGTGGTGGTTGAGCAGGAAATAAATCTTGGTCTCCTCTTTCTGGCGCATGCTCACCTCGATATTATCGGGGACCTTGAGCAGCGGATGGAGATTGCACATCTGGCGCAGCCAAATGATCAAATCGTTATAAAAATGCTGGTGGCTCATGGTGCCGATATAAACGGCCTTGCCTAACCCATACGTGTGCAGCGTCATGGCGGGGCGGCCAGAATAGAAATCTTTCGAATACGTGGCCAGAATTTGGCAGTCCTTCGGCTCGATAATGTCGC
The window above is part of the Verrucomicrobiia bacterium genome. Proteins encoded here:
- the pnp gene encoding polyribonucleotide nucleotidyltransferase, which translates into the protein MSEKATAPIGDKQIIIETGKLAKQADGAVTVQLGETIVIVAAVGAAKAKEGQDFFPLTVDYREKAAAAGKFPGGYFKREGRPTEKEILTSRLIDRPIRPLFPRGWYNEVQVQSIVLSADGENDPDMLALLGASAALMVSDIPWAGPIGAVRVGRVKGRLIANPTHTEMLESDLDLVYVGNETDLVMFEGSAKEMPEADFNAALKFAQEAIQPTIAAQKDLVARAGKAKRKITLNIVPDEILKEAKALAGDRIVTALLTPKKLEREAAVSEITDEISKKLIEKFGGEKVTEFVLKDAFYYIQKEAVRGLIMNHNKRLDGRDFDTVRPIQGEVGVLPRAHGSALFQRGETQAVALCTLGTGEDAQEFDSYTGGASEKKFILHYNFPNFSVGETGRISGPGRREIGHGALAERSLEPMVPIEAYPYSIRITSEIMESNGSTSMASVCGGCLALMDAGVPMTRPVGGISIGLCTEHDEQDKISQYKLLTDIIGWEDAFCDMDCKIAGTEKGITGFQLDLKLRGIPHSLMTEAVEKARVARLHILAEMAKVLDAPRKEISKYAPRIETLKINPEKIGLLIGPGGKNIKKLVEESGCEINIEDDGTVNIYSVSEEGMKIARDAIAGMTAEAEIGKIYRGKVVTIKDFGAFVEFLPGKDGLVHISELANFRVKQTEDIVKMGDEIWVKCLGVDEKGRVRLSRKAAMAERDQQMGGEAGQTPEGAGERPESGDHGQSPEHRGERSEQRGERRDRGGDRGGRGGDRGGRGDRPPDRGDRNREHSHSGQPGPH
- the rpsO gene encoding 30S ribosomal protein S15, which gives rise to MQAKAKTISDFKLHERDTGSADVQIALLTQRINHLTEHLQKNKKDHSSRRGLLMMVGQRRRLLDYLQTTDVNRYQAVTKKLKLRK
- a CDS encoding SDR family oxidoreductase, which gives rise to MRILIIGCGYVGLRVGAELAGQGHEVTGMRRGATNRAEIEAAGIRHITADITKPETLPPLERYDWVVHCVSSSRGGAEDYNRVYVEGTRNLIKWLAETAPQKLVYTSSTGVYAQKDAAWVDETSVTEPTTTGKVLLETEKLLLEAAAGKIPAIILRVAGIYGPGRTYWLNQLLSGEARLSVEGQRMMNMIHRDDVAGAVIACLRRGEPGRAYNAVDDAPVSQLEFFQWLSARLGRALPPVTAEPEEGKRAVTNKRVSNRRLKQDLRYDFKYPTFREGYEAEIQRLGLAPG
- a CDS encoding DUF721 domain-containing protein, encoding MVFPFKSIPPRGPGKSSARRQVLAQWRGVDLAPIEKAQASSARPMTSVLPNVLTDLRMDRRRSEAEILRAWNNLLDPNIVAHAQPTGINRGTLFVNVDSSVWLGEIVRYRRKEIIERLQHAFGRDLIAKISFRVG